One window from the genome of Hydra vulgaris chromosome 02, alternate assembly HydraT2T_AEP encodes:
- the LOC100209762 gene encoding acyl-coenzyme A diphosphatase NUDT19 isoform X1, with the protein MSNIKFEKCWRDAATLVIAAKSGGLNKLGGNLFNILMLKRNENSKFMPNSYVFPGGVVSSADFKKEWADVLPVNCQRSLSLVNRPYIYTSNSSMECLQPELAFRICALRETFEECGVLLVTNDKGESIALSDPDIEIGGQYHTLKVWREKVNNDANEFLALFRCSKLLLNIYNLFEWSTWLTPAFKKSQYRFDTIFYTCFLPEIPPSKADKCEVVESIWCSPKEFLNNHRKILPPPQVYELLRIQRHNDWNEFKQFAKDRERYGLQMWCPYQISLKDGRVLTCPGDDYHCLDPNKEHSHLDCTIEDLRNSSVNLNRYEASQVNGNIIKCNVEWYGHPPVEKIYSSL; encoded by the exons atgagcaatataaagtttgaaaaatgttgGCGTGATGCTGCTACTCTGGTTATTGCAGCAAAATCTGGTGGACTTAATAAGCTGGGTGGAAActtgtttaatatattaatgcttaaaagaaatgaaaatagtAAGTTTATG CCAAATAGCTATGTGTTTCCTGGTGGTGTCGTTTCAAgtgcagattttaaaaaagaatgggCGGATGTGCTTCCAGTTAATTGTCAAAGATCTTTGAGTTTAGTTAATCGTCCTTATATCTACACAAGTAACAGCTCTATGGAATGCCTGCAGCCTGAATTAGCATTTCGAATATGCGCATTGCGTGAAACATTTGAAGAATGTGGGGTTTTGCTGGTAACAAATGATAAAGGTGAAAGTATAGCACTTTCTGATCCAGACATTGAAATAGGTGGACAATATCATACTTTAAAGGTTTGGCGTGAAAAAGTAAACAATGATGCTAATGAGTTTTTGGCATTGTTTAG aTGCTCAAAACTTTTGCTGAACATTTATAACCTCTTTGAATGGTCAACATGGTTAACTCCTGCATTCAAAAAGAGTCAGTATAgatttgatacaattttttatacttgcTTTCTACCTGAAATTCCACCAAGTAAAGCAGATAAATGTGAAGTTGTTGAATCAATATGGTGTAGTccaaaagagtttttaaataatcaccGAAAGATTTTACCGCCTCCTCAAGTATACGAGCTTTTAAGGATTCAAAG gcATAACGATTGGAATGAGTTTAAGCAGTTTGCAAAAGATAGAGAAAGATATGGTCTACAAATGTGGTGTCCttatcaaatatcattaaaagatgGCCGTGtt TTAACATGTCCTGGAGACGATTATCATTGTTTGGATCCAAATAAAGAGCATAGTCATCTTGATTGTACAATCGAGGACTTAAGAAATAGTTCAGTTAATTTAAATAGGTACGAAGCATCTCAAGTAAATGGAAATATAATCAAATGCAATGTTGAATGGTATGGTCACCCTCCTGtggaaaaaatttatagttcgctttaa
- the LOC100209762 gene encoding acyl-coenzyme A diphosphatase NUDT19 isoform X2 — protein MKIPNSYVFPGGVVSSADFKKEWADVLPVNCQRSLSLVNRPYIYTSNSSMECLQPELAFRICALRETFEECGVLLVTNDKGESIALSDPDIEIGGQYHTLKVWREKVNNDANEFLALFRCSKLLLNIYNLFEWSTWLTPAFKKSQYRFDTIFYTCFLPEIPPSKADKCEVVESIWCSPKEFLNNHRKILPPPQVYELLRIQRHNDWNEFKQFAKDRERYGLQMWCPYQISLKDGRVLTCPGDDYHCLDPNKEHSHLDCTIEDLRNSSVNLNRYEASQVNGNIIKCNVEWYGHPPVEKIYSSL, from the exons atgaaaata CCAAATAGCTATGTGTTTCCTGGTGGTGTCGTTTCAAgtgcagattttaaaaaagaatgggCGGATGTGCTTCCAGTTAATTGTCAAAGATCTTTGAGTTTAGTTAATCGTCCTTATATCTACACAAGTAACAGCTCTATGGAATGCCTGCAGCCTGAATTAGCATTTCGAATATGCGCATTGCGTGAAACATTTGAAGAATGTGGGGTTTTGCTGGTAACAAATGATAAAGGTGAAAGTATAGCACTTTCTGATCCAGACATTGAAATAGGTGGACAATATCATACTTTAAAGGTTTGGCGTGAAAAAGTAAACAATGATGCTAATGAGTTTTTGGCATTGTTTAG aTGCTCAAAACTTTTGCTGAACATTTATAACCTCTTTGAATGGTCAACATGGTTAACTCCTGCATTCAAAAAGAGTCAGTATAgatttgatacaattttttatacttgcTTTCTACCTGAAATTCCACCAAGTAAAGCAGATAAATGTGAAGTTGTTGAATCAATATGGTGTAGTccaaaagagtttttaaataatcaccGAAAGATTTTACCGCCTCCTCAAGTATACGAGCTTTTAAGGATTCAAAG gcATAACGATTGGAATGAGTTTAAGCAGTTTGCAAAAGATAGAGAAAGATATGGTCTACAAATGTGGTGTCCttatcaaatatcattaaaagatgGCCGTGtt TTAACATGTCCTGGAGACGATTATCATTGTTTGGATCCAAATAAAGAGCATAGTCATCTTGATTGTACAATCGAGGACTTAAGAAATAGTTCAGTTAATTTAAATAGGTACGAAGCATCTCAAGTAAATGGAAATATAATCAAATGCAATGTTGAATGGTATGGTCACCCTCCTGtggaaaaaatttatagttcgctttaa